CTGGATTGTTTATTATTTTCAGACATTATGCTTGCCCTCCTTCAACCGTATCTTCACCCACCCGAATTCTAGTTTCAGTTAAGTAAGTATGCGGTGGAATTTCTAGATTAGTAGGCGCGGGTACGGAACGAAAAACACGACCTGCAAGATCAAAACTTGAACCATGGCAAGGACAGAAGAAACCTCCACGCCAGTTAGCCGCCATATCAGGTGAATTGACTGCCGGACGATATAGCGGAGAACAACCCAAATGCGTGCATATTCCAACAACAACCAAAAACTCTGGCTTGATTGCTCTAGTAGCATTTTTTGCATAATCAGGCTGATCTGAGCTGTCAGACATAGGATCACGTACAACAGAATCTAGCTCTGTTAAGCGCTCTAACATATCAGGCGTTCGGCGAACCACCCATACAGGTTTACCACGCCAGTTTACTGTAACCATTTGACCAGGCTGCAAGGCCGCGATGTCTACATCTACCGGCGCACCAGCTGCTTTCGCTTTTTCACTAGGCTGCCAAGATCCAACAAAGGGCACAGCAACGAATGCAGCACCTACGGCACCAACCACGCCTGTTGCACCAGCGAGAATCTGACGGCGTTTTATATCAACCGTTTCTATTGTTTTAACTTCAGACATAGTCATGACTTCCTCATGGCTCAAAAGAGAAATCTATTCTACAGAACAGACAGGTTAAGGTGAATACAGAAATCCTTATCGCAAAATAAATAAAACTTATAAAGAAAACGATTTGATTAATTAATTCTATGAATTTACTAGGTTAAAGCCATAAATTTTATACTGGATTGTTTGCCTCTATATACACAGCGTCCATATTAAATTCACTTTTCAAGTGCTCAGCTAAGGCTTTAACACCCCAAGTTTCAGTTGCATGGTGACCCGCAGCCAGATAGTGTATACCTGATTCAGTGGCAATATGAGTGGTTTGCTCAGAAACTTCACCACTAATATATACATCAGCGCGCCATTCAATCGCTTGTTGAATGTAGCCTTGCGCACCACCGCTGCACCAACTGATTGTCTCTACCTGCTTAGGGCCACCGGGTAAATGCAATGGGTTACGGTTTAATGTGGTTGCAACCCGTTTAATAAACGATTCAATCGACATCGGCTTGGCTAATTTACCCAAACGTACCAGGCCTGGTTGTGGCGTAATATCGGTCAATCCCCAATGCTGGCCTAATTGGGCATTATTGCCAAGTTTAGGGTGCGCATCCAGCGGCAAATGGTAACCAACAAGGTTAATTCGATGGTCTATCAAGCGTTTAATGCGTTGATACTTTATGCCTGTAATGGTTTGAGATTCGTTTTTCCAAAAATAGCCGTGGTGAACAATAATCATATCGGCTTGGTGCTCAATCGCCTGTTCAATTAAGGCTTGGGAGGCGGTAACACCGAGTACAACTTTATTGATCTCAGCTTTACCTTCAACTTGCAAACCATTAGGCGCATAGTCGTTAAACTCATCAATAGCCAGAAGTTGATTTAGGTAATCTACCAGGTCATCACGCTTCATTCACAACCCCATTAAACTGCATTAATATGTTTTTTAAAAGCCGCAAGCAATGATTTATTCTCTTGCTCAGACCCTAGGGTAATGCGCAAACAATTTGTCAGCAATCCGCCCGTTGGCGACAGGTTTTTTATTAGGATACCGTCTTGTTTTAAACCAAGGAATACCTGATCAGCTGATTTAGTCTTTAACCGAACGGTAATAAAGTTTGCCTGTGAGGGGTAAATCTCACAGTCATCCAGCCCGCTCAAAGCAGCAACCAATACCGACCTCTGCTGTTTAATTACTTCAGCCTGCTCCATCAACGTTGGATAGTGTTCCAGCGCAAAAGCGACCCCCTGCTGGCTGACACTGTTAATATTGTAGGGTAAACGAATCTTGTCAAATTCCGTCATCCAGGTTTTATGGCCCGCCATATAGCCGAGCCTAAAGCCTGCTAAACCAACCTTAGAGAAGGTGCGCATCACAATTAAGTTTGAATAACGCGCAATATCCTCAATAAAACTATCTTCTGCAAATGCGTTATAGGCTTCATCAACTACCACCAGGCCTGGTGCCTGCTGAATAATTTGTTCAACTTGAGTGCGGCTAAACGCATTACCGGTTGGATTGTTCGGGTAGGCAATAAATACGATGGCGGGTTGGTGTCGATTCATCGCTTGAATAAACGCGTCCGTATCGAGGGTAAAGTCTTGGTTTAGCTCTACTGAATGATAGGGCATACCGACAAAACGCGCGATCATGTCGTACATTACAAACGTAGGCGCAACGGACATGACGCCTCGTTGCGTTCCCGACATGGCCATCATCAAAATTTGAATTAACTCATCTGAACCATTACCAAATACCAAGGTTTGATCTTCAGGCAAACTCAGCAACTTCATTAAAGGTTCTCGAATCAAACTTACGTTCGGGTCGGGATAACGATTAAAAGCCAAATCGGCAATACGAGCCAACCAAGCCTGCTGCATTTGATCAGGCCAGACATAGGGATTTTCCATCGCGTCAAGTTTTATCATATTTTGCGCTGGCTGGACGTGATAGGCATTAATCTGCCGGATCTCAGGTCGAACAAGCTGTTCAACCCAGTTTTCCACGGTTTTTTGTTGGTTCATAGTGGCCATTAGCTTCTATTAAGGTTTAACACGGTAACGCGCTGACGCAGCATGGGCTTGCAAGCCTTCTCCATCCGCCAATACCCCCGCAACGCGGCCCAACATATCCGCGCCTTCAGCAGAACACATTATCAGGCTAGAGCGTTTCTGGAAGTCATAAACCCCTAATGGTGATGAAAAGCGTGCCGTGCGAGAAGTTGGCAATACGTGGTTAGGGCCCGCACAATAATCACCGAGTGCTTCGGCTGTATAACGCCCCATAAAAATCGCACCCGCGTGACGAATCGCAGGCAACATAGACTGAGGGTCATCAACCGATAACTCCAAATGCTCAGGCGCAATGAAATTGATCATCTCGACCGCTTGATCCATATCATCCACGACAATAATCGCACCACGCGCTTCCAATGCGCTACGAATAATTTTTTCACGCGGCATGGTCGATAAGAGTTTATTCATGCTTTCAACCACCTTATCGGCAAAGGCCGCATCCGGTGTTACTAAAATAGATTGGGCATCTTCATCATGTTCAGCCTGTGAAAACAAATCAACCGCAATCCAGTCTGGGTTGGTTTTTCCGTCACACACCACAAGGATCTCCGAAGGTCCTGCGATCATATCAATACCTACGGTTCCGTATACCATTCGCTTTGCCGTGGCGACGTAAATATTACCAGGGCCAACCACCTTATCAACAGCTGGAACTGTTTCAGTACCATAGGCTAAGGCTGCAACCGCTTGCGCACCACCCACACAGAACACACGATCCACATCACACAAAGCCGCCGCGGCCAATACCATTTCGTTCACTTCACCATCGGGTGTGGGGACGACCATAATGAGTTCAGGCACACCGGCCACTTTTGCGGGTACGGCATTCATAATCACCGATGAAGGGTAAGCGGCTTTGCCACCTGGCACATAAAGTCCGACTCGGTCAAGACAGGTTACTTGTTGACCTAGCACTGTACCGTCTGCTTCTGTATAGGTCCAAGACGCTTGCTTTTGACGTTCATGGTAGCTACGCACCCGCGCTACCGCTAACTCTAGTGCATCACGCTGATCTTTAGGAATATTCGCTAATGCGGCCTGTAACCGTGATTGAGAGATTTCTAACTCTGCAGCGCTACTCAAGGTTAAACGGTCAAACTTAGCCGTATAATCAAGTAAGGCTCGATCCCCTTCAGTACGTACACGATTTACTACTTCTTTGACCACATCATTGACACGTTCATCCGAAACGCCTTCCCAAGCAAGCAGCGCTTCTAATTCGGC
The nucleotide sequence above comes from Thiomicrospira sp. R3. Encoded proteins:
- the petA gene encoding ubiquinol-cytochrome c reductase iron-sulfur subunit, producing MSEVKTIETVDIKRRQILAGATGVVGAVGAAFVAVPFVGSWQPSEKAKAAGAPVDVDIAALQPGQMVTVNWRGKPVWVVRRTPDMLERLTELDSVVRDPMSDSSDQPDYAKNATRAIKPEFLVVVGICTHLGCSPLYRPAVNSPDMAANWRGGFFCPCHGSSFDLAGRVFRSVPAPTNLEIPPHTYLTETRIRVGEDTVEGGQA
- a CDS encoding Nif3-like dinuclear metal center hexameric protein → MKRDDLVDYLNQLLAIDEFNDYAPNGLQVEGKAEINKVVLGVTASQALIEQAIEHQADMIIVHHGYFWKNESQTITGIKYQRIKRLIDHRINLVGYHLPLDAHPKLGNNAQLGQHWGLTDITPQPGLVRLGKLAKPMSIESFIKRVATTLNRNPLHLPGGPKQVETISWCSGGAQGYIQQAIEWRADVYISGEVSEQTTHIATESGIHYLAAGHHATETWGVKALAEHLKSEFNMDAVYIEANNPV
- the hisC gene encoding histidinol-phosphate transaminase; the encoded protein is MATMNQQKTVENWVEQLVRPEIRQINAYHVQPAQNMIKLDAMENPYVWPDQMQQAWLARIADLAFNRYPDPNVSLIREPLMKLLSLPEDQTLVFGNGSDELIQILMMAMSGTQRGVMSVAPTFVMYDMIARFVGMPYHSVELNQDFTLDTDAFIQAMNRHQPAIVFIAYPNNPTGNAFSRTQVEQIIQQAPGLVVVDEAYNAFAEDSFIEDIARYSNLIVMRTFSKVGLAGFRLGYMAGHKTWMTEFDKIRLPYNINSVSQQGVAFALEHYPTLMEQAEVIKQQRSVLVAALSGLDDCEIYPSQANFITVRLKTKSADQVFLGLKQDGILIKNLSPTGGLLTNCLRITLGSEQENKSLLAAFKKHINAV
- the hisD gene encoding histidinol dehydrogenase; protein product: MSESINIRRLNANDAGFNAELEALLAWEGVSDERVNDVVKEVVNRVRTEGDRALLDYTAKFDRLTLSSAAELEISQSRLQAALANIPKDQRDALELAVARVRSYHERQKQASWTYTEADGTVLGQQVTCLDRVGLYVPGGKAAYPSSVIMNAVPAKVAGVPELIMVVPTPDGEVNEMVLAAAALCDVDRVFCVGGAQAVAALAYGTETVPAVDKVVGPGNIYVATAKRMVYGTVGIDMIAGPSEILVVCDGKTNPDWIAVDLFSQAEHDEDAQSILVTPDAAFADKVVESMNKLLSTMPREKIIRSALEARGAIIVVDDMDQAVEMINFIAPEHLELSVDDPQSMLPAIRHAGAIFMGRYTAEALGDYCAGPNHVLPTSRTARFSSPLGVYDFQKRSSLIMCSAEGADMLGRVAGVLADGEGLQAHAASARYRVKP